TCTGCAGTCTGATCAAGTAAATCACGAATAGCCCGAATCCGAGTCGTCGACCATTCAGAGGTCTCACGGATAGCTTCGAGCATGTAAAGGATCCAGTCCTCCCACGACCCTTTTGTTGTTACGGCTAGAAGCCGATCGTAATAGGCACGTTTGTTGCCGATAATGTATCGGCTTAGGTAAAGGACTGGAATATCCAGAAGGCCTTTGTCTACAAGGTAGAGAAGGTTGAGGACACGACCAGTGCGGCCGTTGCCATCGATGAAGGGATGGATCGCTTCAAATTGGTAGTGCATTACCGCGAGACGGACCAGTGGATCGATATCCTCGGCTTCATGAATGTAATGCTCCCAGTTGGCCAGCTTGTTTCGGAGCAATTCCTGTCCTTCTGGTGGAGTGTAAATCACCAAGCCCGTCGCTTCGTTCATCAGCGCCGTGCCCGGTGTCGAGCGGATGTCGAGTTCAACGCCCTTGATCCTACGGCAGACGGCTACCGCAGTAGATGTTGAAACTGGACGCTCTCTAAGTGAATGGAACCCTTCATTTAACGCCGTACGATATCGCAGTGCCTCTTTCGTTGCGGGGTCGGCTTGACCTCCAGTCTCATTGGCGAAGCGGAACAGTCGATCGGTCGTGGTGACTATATTCTCGATTTCCGAGCTCGCCTGCGCCTCAAGCAGCGGGATCGAGTTGATGAGGACCGATTGATTGGGGATGAGCTGGCCCGACACGCGAAGTTCGGCGAGCGAGGCCCTTGCCGCGATGCAAGCTTTTAGGACAGCCTTTTTCTCTATGTCCTCTCTCGGAGGCAGCGACGGAAGGTCGTTATAGGGGTGGTCTGGACGAAACGTCATGTCGATTAATCCTGATTTAG
This genomic stretch from Ochrobactrum sp. BTU1 harbors:
- a CDS encoding Fic family protein codes for the protein MTFRPDHPYNDLPSLPPREDIEKKAVLKACIAARASLAELRVSGQLIPNQSVLINSIPLLEAQASSEIENIVTTTDRLFRFANETGGQADPATKEALRYRTALNEGFHSLRERPVSTSTAVAVCRRIKGVELDIRSTPGTALMNEATGLVIYTPPEGQELLRNKLANWEHYIHEAEDIDPLVRLAVMHYQFEAIHPFIDGNGRTGRVLNLLYLVDKGLLDIPVLYLSRYIIGNKRAYYDRLLAVTTKGSWEDWILYMLEAIRETSEWSTTRIRAIRDLLDQTAERIRRDLPKIYTRELAELIFVNPYCRISDLVDVGIAKRQSASVYLKALVEIGLLEEAKTGRENLYINSALLSLLRDRTPSRFK